The following are from one region of the Hyphomicrobium album genome:
- the pseF gene encoding pseudaminic acid cytidylyltransferase codes for MNIAVIPARGGSKRIPGKNIKMFSGKPMIAYAIAAARSSGLFKHVIVSTDDDAIVRVAQDLGAEVPFRRPTNLADDHTPTVPVIAHAIEACASLGWKIDNVCCIYPAVPLIDVGDLRAALELLTASGAEYSFPVAAFPSAIQRALKLSSSGLVASYFPEFELVRTQDLEPAFHDAGQFYWGGRDAWLNNPRVHKSGAALVIPAWRVVDIDTPEDWVRAEMLHRAITSWTHPAQADQ; via the coding sequence ATGAACATTGCAGTGATCCCGGCGCGCGGTGGTAGCAAGCGGATACCTGGAAAGAACATCAAGATGTTCTCCGGCAAGCCGATGATCGCCTACGCCATCGCTGCCGCCCGCTCGTCCGGCCTTTTCAAGCACGTCATCGTATCCACGGACGACGATGCCATCGTGCGGGTCGCCCAAGACCTGGGAGCTGAGGTGCCCTTCCGCAGACCTACAAACCTTGCTGACGACCACACCCCTACGGTTCCCGTCATTGCCCACGCCATCGAGGCGTGCGCGAGCCTAGGCTGGAAAATCGACAACGTCTGCTGCATTTATCCTGCCGTTCCCCTTATTGACGTGGGGGATTTGCGCGCGGCTCTGGAACTCCTTACCGCGTCCGGAGCCGAGTACAGCTTTCCGGTTGCGGCGTTCCCGTCGGCGATTCAGCGCGCGTTGAAGCTGAGCAGTTCCGGACTTGTTGCTTCCTACTTTCCTGAGTTCGAACTCGTGCGCACACAGGATCTCGAGCCCGCCTTCCACGACGCGGGCCAATTCTATTGGGGAGGGCGCGACGCTTGGCTCAATAATCCTCGGGTACACAAGAGTGGGGCTGCTCTCGTAATACCGGCTTGGCGTGTTGTTGACATCGACACACCTGAGGACTGGGTGCGTGCCGAGATGCTACACCGCGCCATAACATCCTGGACACACCCCGCACAGGCCGACCAATGA
- a CDS encoding pseudaminic acid biosynthesis-associated methylase, with translation MNEQENFWATKYAREYIENNASFDHERGVEAWREMLGKATNLASILECGCNIGRNIEFLNVLLPDASKSVIEISQPAFEYVTRRHALAYAFNGSIEASDLDDTFDLVFTMGVLIHIHPDDLLKTMQKMFAYSSKYILLGEYFNRTPVMLEYRGEQNKLFKRDFGKLFVENFQVEIVDYGFLWGHVYDAAGFDDITWWLFRRREQE, from the coding sequence ATGAACGAGCAGGAAAACTTCTGGGCCACCAAGTACGCCCGCGAATATATTGAGAACAACGCGAGCTTCGACCACGAGCGCGGCGTTGAGGCTTGGCGGGAGATGCTTGGTAAGGCTACCAACCTCGCATCCATCCTTGAATGCGGCTGCAATATCGGGCGCAACATCGAGTTCCTGAATGTACTGCTGCCCGACGCTTCGAAGTCGGTTATCGAGATCAGCCAACCTGCGTTCGAGTATGTGACGCGACGGCATGCGTTGGCGTACGCGTTCAATGGGTCGATCGAGGCATCCGATCTCGACGACACGTTCGACCTCGTCTTCACCATGGGTGTCCTCATTCACATTCACCCGGACGACCTGCTGAAGACCATGCAGAAAATGTTTGCCTATTCCAGCAAGTACATTTTGTTGGGCGAGTATTTCAATCGGACCCCTGTCATGCTGGAATATCGCGGCGAGCAAAACAAGTTGTTCAAACGCGACTTCGGAAAGCTATTCGTTGAAAACTTCCAGGTCGAAATAGTCGACTACGGGTTCCTGTGGGGTCACGTCTACGATGCGGCAGGCTTCGACGACATTACCTGGTGGCTGTTTCGCAGACGGGAGCAGGAATAA
- the hisH gene encoding imidazole glycerol phosphate synthase subunit HisH: MIAIIDYGMGNVRSVLNACESLGVTTEVTSDPERLAAANGLILPGVGAFPDGMKALRERDLVRVLNREVIECRKPVLGICLGMQMFASQGTEHGDHEGLGWIKGVVTLMDVPAGLPDVRLPHIGWNTVHFTKSDGMYAGTSKEADFYFVHSYVLVPDDPTVVSGECEHGARFVASVQHENIWATQFHPEKSHKNGLALLGNWFKSAGVC, encoded by the coding sequence ATGATCGCGATCATCGACTACGGCATGGGCAATGTCCGCTCGGTTCTCAACGCCTGCGAGAGCCTTGGGGTTACGACCGAAGTCACGAGCGATCCCGAGCGGCTGGCCGCAGCCAATGGACTGATCCTCCCCGGCGTAGGCGCCTTTCCCGACGGCATGAAGGCCCTTCGGGAGCGCGATCTCGTTCGCGTCCTGAACCGAGAGGTGATCGAGTGCCGGAAACCGGTGCTTGGAATTTGCCTCGGCATGCAGATGTTCGCGTCGCAGGGGACGGAACATGGCGACCATGAGGGCCTCGGCTGGATAAAAGGGGTGGTGACGCTCATGGACGTGCCTGCGGGGCTACCGGATGTACGCCTGCCGCACATCGGGTGGAATACTGTGCACTTCACCAAGAGCGATGGAATGTACGCCGGGACGTCAAAGGAAGCCGATTTCTATTTCGTGCATAGCTACGTGCTGGTGCCGGACGATCCGACCGTCGTGAGCGGCGAATGCGAGCACGGCGCTCGTTTCGTTGCCAGTGTTCAGCACGAGAATATCTGGGCCACCCAATTCCACCCCGAGAAGAGCCACAAGAACGGCCTGGCGCTGTTGGGCAACTGGTTCAAGAGCGCCGGCGTATGCTGA
- the hisF gene encoding imidazole glycerol phosphate synthase subunit HisF: protein MLKPRLIPVLLLQNGHLVRSELFNIHQIIGNPVHEAERFNHWGVDELIYLDISRSDEYDLRRDDQKVRHLNTITRIQEAVSRTCFIPLTWGGRIRTLDDMASAFAHGADKVAVNSQALRTPELIAQASIRFGKQAIVVSIDVLRHGDGRWEVFIDCGRTPTGRDPVDWAIEAERLGAGEILLQSINRDGTGDGYDLDLIRAVAGAVRIPLIACSGVGRYEDYADGLRSGAAAVAAANIWHFKEMADRGGKRALVRAGFNVRI, encoded by the coding sequence ATGCTGAAGCCGCGCCTTATTCCGGTTCTCCTGCTGCAGAATGGGCATCTCGTGCGCAGCGAGCTCTTCAACATCCACCAAATTATCGGCAACCCGGTCCACGAGGCCGAGCGGTTCAATCATTGGGGAGTCGACGAGCTGATCTATCTCGACATCAGCAGATCGGATGAATACGACCTTCGTCGCGACGACCAGAAGGTGCGTCACCTGAACACCATTACCCGTATCCAGGAAGCCGTGAGCCGCACCTGCTTCATACCCTTGACGTGGGGCGGGCGTATCCGGACGCTCGATGACATGGCTTCCGCGTTCGCTCACGGCGCCGACAAGGTAGCCGTCAACTCGCAAGCACTCCGCACCCCCGAGTTGATCGCGCAGGCTTCGATACGATTCGGCAAGCAGGCCATCGTCGTAAGCATCGATGTGCTGCGTCACGGCGACGGCCGATGGGAGGTGTTCATCGACTGCGGTCGGACGCCGACGGGGCGGGATCCAGTCGATTGGGCGATCGAAGCGGAGAGGCTTGGCGCCGGCGAGATCCTCCTCCAGAGCATCAATCGCGATGGAACAGGCGACGGTTACGACCTCGACCTAATTCGTGCGGTCGCTGGCGCAGTTCGCATACCGTTGATTGCCTGCAGCGGCGTTGGCCGCTACGAAGACTACGCGGATGGCCTGCGCTCAGGTGCTGCCGCCGTGGCGGCCGCCAACATCTGGCATTTCAAGGAAATGGCGGACCGCGGGGGAAAGCGGGCCCTCGTCAGGGCCGGCTTCAACGTGCGTATCTGA
- a CDS encoding N-acetyl sugar amidotransferase has translation MTAADAAFSRSLGINPMKYCSRCVVPGMSAVPLTFDDKGVCSGCRVSDTKATIDWDKRGRLLRELVDEYRTSSNYDIVIPVSGGKDSYYQTHVATKELGLKALLVTYHGNNYLPEGEYNLQRMREVFDADHIIVRPSVEALKKMNRLGFRIQGDMNWHAHCGIFSAPIQVALRYKVPLIMWGEHGFLDLGGMYSLNDFVEFTAKHRLEHLLRGYDWYDFTDEGLEKLGRPEAKEGLTAKDLLWAKYPSDEEIDSIGVRGIYLGNFVNWDGNSNAELVAAKYDWKASEVPFERTYRLASNLDDMHENGIHDYLKFVKFGYGRATDHSCKDIRSGRMTRDEGIAMVRKYDHVKPRRDLERWLTYVDMSEEEFDRVCDTFRDPRVWRIEDGYWVKDNVWGEPSQYGKAHVA, from the coding sequence ATGACCGCTGCAGACGCTGCCTTCAGCCGATCTTTGGGGATCAATCCGATGAAGTACTGCTCGCGATGCGTTGTGCCAGGCATGTCGGCAGTGCCGTTGACGTTCGATGACAAGGGGGTCTGCTCGGGGTGCCGCGTATCCGACACCAAGGCTACAATAGATTGGGACAAACGAGGGCGCCTATTGAGGGAACTCGTAGACGAATATCGGACGAGTTCCAACTACGATATCGTCATTCCGGTCAGTGGCGGCAAAGACAGCTACTACCAGACGCACGTCGCCACCAAGGAGCTCGGCCTCAAGGCGCTGCTCGTCACATATCATGGCAACAACTACTTGCCCGAAGGCGAGTACAATCTGCAGCGGATGCGGGAGGTTTTCGATGCGGATCACATCATCGTTCGCCCGTCGGTGGAAGCGCTTAAAAAGATGAATCGTCTTGGGTTCAGAATTCAAGGCGATATGAATTGGCATGCACATTGCGGTATTTTCAGCGCTCCGATCCAGGTGGCGCTCCGCTACAAGGTTCCACTCATCATGTGGGGCGAGCACGGTTTCCTCGATCTTGGGGGAATGTACTCGCTGAACGATTTTGTGGAGTTCACCGCAAAACACCGTCTTGAGCATCTCCTTCGCGGGTATGATTGGTATGACTTCACCGACGAGGGGCTCGAGAAACTGGGTAGACCCGAAGCCAAGGAGGGCTTGACTGCCAAAGACCTGCTTTGGGCAAAATATCCTTCAGACGAAGAAATCGACAGCATTGGAGTGCGGGGTATCTACCTTGGCAACTTCGTCAATTGGGACGGCAACAGCAATGCGGAGCTCGTGGCGGCCAAGTACGACTGGAAAGCCTCCGAAGTTCCCTTTGAGCGCACCTATCGCCTCGCCTCGAACCTCGACGACATGCATGAGAACGGAATTCACGATTATCTGAAGTTCGTCAAATTCGGGTATGGGCGCGCGACCGATCACTCGTGCAAAGATATCCGTTCGGGGCGCATGACCCGAGATGAAGGCATTGCCATGGTGCGCAAATACGATCATGTGAAGCCGCGCCGAGACCTCGAGCGCTGGCTGACTTATGTGGACATGAGCGAGGAGGAGTTTGATCGCGTCTGCGATACTTTCCGCGACCCGCGCGTGTGGCGCATAGAGGATGGTTACTGGGTGAAAGACAACGTCTGGGGCGAGCCGAGCCAGTATGGCAAGGCGCACGTCGCATAA
- a CDS encoding class I SAM-dependent methyltransferase: MALTENEIRPDDLMAGQAERFANDVRRLNERKGEFVVAPCPACGGEEFEPRFGKYGMSYVDCTRCGTLYVSPRPPPSVLDWYYANSENYAYWNQYIFPASENARREKIFRPRAKRLAEACRKYDVGRGMLIEVGAGFGTFADCVRDLQIFDRLVLVEPTPGLAATCRAKGFEVVEKPVEHIDLSKYQADVVASFEVIEHLFSPLEYLRACYSVLRPGGIVMLSCPNSRGFDIEVLQENASAVDVEHLNYFHPASLSHLAQRCGFDVLETSTPGELDAEIVRKRVLSGDFSLAGDRFLQRVLIDEWDRLGAAFQRFLAENQFSGHLTLIGRKPVST; this comes from the coding sequence ATGGCCCTGACCGAAAACGAGATCCGGCCCGACGATCTGATGGCCGGACAGGCGGAGCGGTTTGCGAACGATGTTCGCCGGCTGAACGAGCGGAAGGGCGAGTTTGTCGTCGCGCCTTGCCCCGCCTGTGGTGGCGAGGAGTTCGAGCCTCGTTTCGGCAAGTACGGCATGTCGTACGTCGATTGCACGCGATGCGGTACGCTCTATGTGTCGCCGCGTCCGCCCCCATCGGTCCTGGACTGGTACTACGCCAATTCGGAGAACTACGCCTACTGGAACCAGTATATTTTCCCGGCTTCGGAGAATGCCCGGCGGGAGAAGATTTTTCGGCCGCGGGCCAAACGCCTAGCGGAGGCGTGCCGCAAATATGATGTCGGCCGTGGGATGCTGATCGAGGTCGGCGCGGGATTTGGGACGTTCGCCGACTGCGTGCGCGACCTCCAGATATTCGATCGTCTGGTTCTCGTCGAGCCGACGCCCGGTCTTGCCGCGACGTGTCGCGCGAAGGGGTTCGAGGTTGTGGAGAAGCCAGTCGAGCACATCGACCTCTCCAAATACCAGGCCGATGTCGTGGCGAGCTTCGAGGTGATTGAGCATCTCTTTTCGCCATTAGAGTACCTAAGAGCTTGCTACAGCGTGCTGCGGCCCGGCGGCATTGTAATGCTCTCCTGCCCCAACTCGCGCGGCTTCGACATCGAGGTTTTGCAGGAGAACGCGAGCGCGGTGGATGTCGAGCACCTGAATTATTTCCATCCTGCTTCCCTCTCCCATCTCGCGCAACGTTGCGGGTTCGACGTCCTCGAAACATCGACCCCAGGTGAACTCGACGCCGAGATCGTTCGGAAGAGAGTCCTCTCGGGGGATTTCAGTCTCGCAGGCGACCGTTTCTTGCAGCGCGTCCTGATCGATGAGTGGGACCGTCTCGGCGCAGCTTTCCAGCGGTTCTTGGCCGAAAATCAATTCTCGGGACACTTGACCCTGATTGGCCGGAAGCCCGTTTCCACCTAA
- a CDS encoding capsular polysaccharide export protein, LipB/KpsS family, protein MTKLLLSSSLRVLTEAVSALEREGDVEETILATFGAPHGEYEGWEHIDHALLLQSGLNGTFEGVDLRYLSVNLLESAAPAEKYIYQMMDRVDPLKNQTHAQRRFLYHYLLCYWAATLEAKKPDAVLFGSAPHEVSDFVLYAICKSRDIRTLIFNYTRLPGICFLGVDFSPSGIIPSGSDGTLAHSAAVDDYVAKLQKDYATAIPTDAKEILHNFESEAEQSRPRLGNLKTLAGRVLNMGRAGLALLAEFQMEKIKEFAQHRLNGAEWSAIKLEYAVRASAFKKPRRYVYFLLNFQPESTTSPLGRRFVDQYLAVAMIAKFLPADYAIVVKEHPVQFVNFSHYNHIGRDKNYYGRLARIQGVTFAPFEADHFELLDGSMCVASVNGTVGWEAVVRKKPAMVFGEAWYQDAPGVLKVESDEDCARAITQMLGGVVITDDMIRGFLEGFMANCSRLSLNEEDARIAGVPFDFDENVAEAKRMIRRGLRAVPRSSASHSI, encoded by the coding sequence ATGACGAAACTACTGCTCTCCTCGTCGTTGCGCGTCCTCACCGAAGCAGTCAGCGCCCTAGAGCGTGAGGGCGATGTCGAGGAAACGATCTTGGCCACCTTCGGCGCGCCGCACGGAGAGTATGAAGGCTGGGAACACATCGACCACGCGTTGCTCCTCCAGTCTGGCCTGAACGGGACCTTCGAAGGCGTCGATCTCAGATATCTGTCCGTGAATCTGCTTGAAAGCGCCGCGCCGGCGGAAAAGTACATCTACCAAATGATGGATCGGGTTGATCCCCTAAAGAACCAGACGCATGCCCAGAGGCGATTTCTCTACCATTATCTCCTCTGCTACTGGGCCGCGACGCTCGAAGCAAAGAAGCCAGACGCCGTTCTGTTCGGCAGCGCGCCCCACGAGGTTTCGGACTTCGTTCTGTATGCGATTTGCAAGAGCCGAGACATACGAACGTTGATATTCAACTACACCCGGCTTCCGGGCATATGCTTCCTCGGCGTGGACTTTAGCCCGAGTGGCATAATTCCCTCTGGCAGTGACGGGACGCTCGCGCACTCTGCGGCGGTCGACGACTACGTCGCAAAGCTTCAGAAGGATTACGCGACAGCAATTCCGACGGACGCCAAAGAGATTCTGCATAATTTCGAAAGCGAAGCCGAACAGAGTAGGCCGAGGTTGGGCAACCTAAAGACCCTCGCTGGCCGGGTGCTCAACATGGGACGCGCCGGGCTGGCGTTGCTCGCCGAGTTCCAGATGGAGAAGATCAAGGAGTTTGCGCAGCACAGGCTAAACGGGGCGGAGTGGAGTGCAATAAAATTGGAATACGCCGTGCGGGCAAGCGCGTTCAAGAAGCCGAGACGCTACGTTTATTTTTTGCTGAACTTCCAACCTGAAAGCACCACGAGCCCGCTTGGCCGCAGGTTCGTCGACCAGTACCTGGCTGTTGCCATGATCGCCAAGTTCCTTCCGGCGGATTACGCGATTGTCGTGAAAGAGCACCCGGTCCAGTTCGTAAATTTCAGTCACTACAATCACATTGGCAGAGACAAGAATTACTATGGACGCCTCGCGAGAATACAGGGCGTGACGTTTGCTCCATTTGAAGCCGATCACTTCGAGCTGTTGGATGGCTCAATGTGCGTCGCCAGCGTAAACGGTACCGTGGGCTGGGAAGCTGTGGTGAGGAAGAAGCCGGCGATGGTGTTCGGGGAGGCATGGTACCAAGATGCACCAGGCGTTCTCAAGGTCGAGTCCGACGAAGACTGCGCGCGGGCGATCACGCAAATGCTCGGCGGTGTCGTGATCACGGACGATATGATCAGGGGCTTTCTCGAAGGCTTCATGGCCAATTGCTCGCGGTTGTCTTTGAATGAAGAAGATGCCCGAATTGCTGGTGTGCCATTCGATTTCGACGAGAACGTCGCCGAAGCTAAGAGAATGATCAGACGTGGTCTCCGGGCCGTGCCTCGGTCGTCCGCCAGCCACTCAATCTGA
- the pseC gene encoding UDP-4-amino-4,6-dideoxy-N-acetyl-beta-L-altrosamine transaminase, with protein MIPYGRQDIDEADIDAVVKVLRSDWLTQGPSIQEFETTFAVYCGAAHAVAVSSATAGLHLAVKALGLKSGGLLWTVPNTFVATANVALYCGADVDFVDIDPNTYCISVQRLRERLAAVRASGGRLPDIVTVVHFAGQPCEMQEIRRLAKEFGFRVIEDASHAVGAEYMSRKVGSCDHSDLCVFSFHPVKIVTTGEGGMVTTSDPFLATALAELRTHGITRDPQRMESASQGAWYYEMLELGFNYRITDMQAALGCSQMRRLDDFVARRRKLAATYNRELADLPIRLPYQHPDGNSSFHLYPIVVEAEQRARIFAELRSRGIGVNVHYIPVYTQPVYRRLGFEIGYCPSAEAYYAGAISLPLFSRMSDDEQNVVMAAVRDVVLHS; from the coding sequence GTGATTCCGTACGGGAGGCAGGATATCGACGAGGCGGATATAGACGCCGTTGTCAAAGTCCTGCGGTCAGACTGGCTCACCCAAGGGCCGTCGATTCAAGAGTTCGAGACGACGTTCGCGGTGTACTGCGGTGCTGCTCATGCTGTCGCTGTCTCCAGCGCGACTGCGGGCCTGCATCTGGCAGTGAAGGCCCTCGGTCTGAAGAGCGGCGGCCTGCTTTGGACGGTGCCCAATACGTTTGTGGCCACTGCGAATGTCGCTTTGTACTGTGGCGCCGATGTCGATTTCGTCGATATCGATCCAAACACGTATTGCATATCAGTTCAGCGGCTGCGCGAGAGGCTCGCTGCGGTCAGAGCAAGCGGTGGCCGGTTGCCGGATATTGTCACCGTCGTTCATTTCGCCGGTCAGCCGTGCGAGATGCAGGAGATTAGAAGGCTGGCGAAGGAGTTCGGCTTCCGGGTGATCGAGGACGCGTCCCATGCCGTCGGTGCGGAATATATGTCGCGCAAGGTGGGGAGTTGCGACCACTCCGATCTCTGTGTTTTTAGCTTTCATCCGGTCAAGATCGTGACGACTGGGGAAGGTGGGATGGTCACAACGAGCGACCCATTCCTGGCGACCGCGTTGGCGGAGCTGCGTACGCACGGTATCACCCGCGATCCCCAACGAATGGAGAGCGCGAGCCAGGGTGCGTGGTACTACGAGATGCTCGAGCTCGGATTCAACTACCGCATTACGGACATGCAGGCCGCCCTTGGTTGCAGCCAGATGCGGCGGCTCGATGATTTCGTGGCGCGCCGAAGGAAGCTGGCGGCGACCTACAATCGCGAGTTGGCCGATTTGCCGATAAGGCTGCCCTACCAGCATCCCGATGGAAACTCCTCGTTCCATCTCTACCCCATCGTTGTCGAAGCGGAGCAGCGCGCGCGCATCTTTGCCGAGCTTCGATCTCGCGGCATTGGAGTGAATGTCCACTATATCCCCGTGTACACGCAGCCGGTCTATCGCCGGCTTGGGTTCGAGATCGGCTACTGCCCGTCGGCAGAGGCGTACTACGCCGGAGCGATATCGTTGCCCCTCTTCTCTCGAATGTCTGACGATGAGCAGAACGTCGTGATGGCTGCGGTTCGCGACGTTGTGCTGCACTCCTAG
- the pseB gene encoding UDP-N-acetylglucosamine 4,6-dehydratase (inverting), whose protein sequence is MFNDKVVLVTGGTGSFGRELTKTLLREGRPRKIVILSRDELKQFEMASELSSPIVRFLIGDVRERDRLVRAFDGVDYVIHAAALKHVPIAEYNPLECIKTNIHGAENVIYAALETGVSKVIALSTDKAANPINLYGATKLASDKLFTAANNMVGPRNTRFAVVRYGNVVGSRGSVVPLFRKHLSEGAKALPITDPRMTRFWITLPQGVEVVLKSFARMYGGEIFVPRIPSARVVDLALAIAPDAEQTLVGIRPGEKLHEVMCPRDDSHLTLEFRDHFVIQPSIVFQEHPNYVQNALGEEGRPVEADFEYNSGTNPDVLSVAQIRELLEGVQ, encoded by the coding sequence ATGTTCAACGACAAGGTCGTCCTCGTGACCGGGGGCACAGGGTCCTTCGGCCGGGAGTTGACCAAAACGTTGCTGCGGGAGGGGCGTCCGAGAAAGATCGTGATCCTTTCGCGTGACGAGCTGAAGCAATTTGAGATGGCGAGCGAGCTGTCTTCGCCCATCGTCCGTTTCCTCATTGGAGACGTGCGCGAGCGCGACCGGCTGGTCAGAGCCTTCGATGGCGTGGACTACGTCATTCACGCAGCGGCGCTGAAGCACGTCCCCATCGCCGAGTACAATCCCCTCGAATGCATCAAGACCAATATCCACGGGGCGGAGAATGTCATCTATGCCGCTCTGGAAACAGGGGTATCCAAGGTTATTGCGCTGTCAACCGACAAGGCGGCCAATCCGATCAACTTGTACGGTGCGACGAAATTGGCATCGGATAAGCTTTTCACCGCCGCCAACAATATGGTCGGGCCGCGCAATACGCGGTTCGCGGTCGTGCGATATGGAAACGTCGTCGGTTCGCGCGGATCGGTCGTGCCGCTTTTCAGAAAGCACCTCAGCGAAGGCGCAAAAGCTCTTCCTATCACCGACCCGAGGATGACCCGCTTTTGGATCACCCTGCCGCAGGGTGTGGAGGTCGTGCTGAAGTCCTTTGCACGCATGTACGGAGGCGAGATTTTCGTGCCGCGCATTCCGTCGGCTCGGGTCGTGGACCTAGCCTTGGCCATTGCCCCAGACGCGGAGCAGACCCTTGTTGGCATCCGGCCCGGCGAGAAGCTTCACGAAGTTATGTGCCCGCGGGACGATTCACATTTGACCCTCGAATTCCGCGATCATTTCGTCATTCAGCCAAGCATCGTGTTCCAGGAACATCCCAATTACGTTCAAAACGCGCTAGGCGAGGAGGGTCGCCCCGTCGAGGCAGATTTCGAGTACAATTCTGGAACCAATCCTGACGTGCTGTCGGTCGCGCAAATCCGCGAGTTGCTAGAGGGCGTTCAGTGA
- the pseI gene encoding pseudaminic acid synthase, translated as MTTGSIVIESARIGAGHPPFVIAEMSGNHKGSLDRALLLVDAAAASGAHAVKLQTYTADTLTIDVNASDFVVKGNTPWSGRTLHDLYQEAHTPWEWHGPIMQRARQHGLVVFSTPFDETAVDFLEALDVPAYKIASFENVHLPLIARVAATGKPVIISTGMATIGEIHDAVTAARSSGCRDLVLLKCTSTYPATPADSNLLSIPELKTAFQCEVGLSDHTLGIGVSVAAVALGASVIEKHLTLSRAEGGVDAAFSLEPAELAQLVRETRQAFESLGKVFFGPSANEVSSLAYRRSLYVAEDMRSGDVFSTRNLRIIRPGFGLPPKFYNVVLGARAKRDLAKGTAVSWDVVL; from the coding sequence ATGACCACTGGATCGATTGTGATCGAGTCGGCGCGGATAGGTGCCGGCCATCCCCCTTTTGTCATCGCCGAGATGTCCGGCAATCACAAGGGCTCACTGGATCGTGCGCTGTTGCTGGTCGATGCGGCGGCCGCGAGCGGCGCTCATGCGGTAAAACTGCAGACCTATACCGCCGACACCCTCACAATCGACGTCAATGCGTCTGACTTCGTCGTCAAAGGCAATACCCCGTGGTCGGGTCGAACGCTGCACGACCTGTACCAAGAGGCCCATACGCCATGGGAGTGGCACGGGCCTATCATGCAACGTGCCCGTCAGCACGGACTCGTGGTCTTCTCGACGCCGTTCGACGAGACAGCCGTCGATTTCCTTGAGGCGCTAGATGTGCCGGCCTACAAGATTGCCTCCTTCGAAAACGTGCACCTGCCGCTGATTGCCAGAGTCGCCGCCACCGGCAAGCCGGTCATTATCTCGACGGGGATGGCGACGATCGGAGAGATCCATGACGCTGTCACTGCAGCGAGGTCGTCAGGCTGCAGGGATCTGGTGCTGCTCAAGTGCACCAGCACCTACCCGGCAACCCCGGCCGACTCGAACCTTCTTTCCATTCCGGAGCTGAAAACGGCGTTTCAATGCGAGGTCGGCCTATCGGATCACACGCTAGGTATCGGAGTGTCGGTCGCCGCGGTTGCGCTCGGTGCTTCCGTCATCGAAAAGCACCTAACCTTGTCGCGGGCCGAAGGCGGCGTGGACGCCGCGTTTTCGCTAGAGCCTGCCGAACTCGCGCAGCTGGTCCGTGAGACACGCCAGGCGTTCGAATCGCTTGGAAAGGTGTTTTTCGGACCCAGTGCCAACGAGGTGTCGTCGCTGGCGTACCGGCGTTCGCTCTACGTGGCCGAGGACATGCGATCGGGAGATGTGTTCTCGACGCGCAACCTTCGCATCATCCGGCCCGGCTTCGGCTTGCCGCCGAAATTCTACAACGTCGTGCTTGGCGCCCGCGCGAAGCGCGATCTGGCAAAAGGTACGGCCGTTTCGTGGGACGTCGTCCTCTAA